A single region of the Syngnathoides biaculeatus isolate LvHL_M chromosome 17, ASM1980259v1, whole genome shotgun sequence genome encodes:
- the lrrc8aa gene encoding leucine rich repeat containing 8 VRAC subunit Aa encodes MIPITELRYFADTQPAYRILKPWWDVFNDYISVVMLMIAVFGGTLQITHDKMICLPCKWVTNDSCHAAPPRGASSPRQGEPRGIQNELDRHQYSYIDAVCYESKLHWFAKYFPYLVLLHTLIFLACSNFWFKFPLTSSKLEHFVSILRKCFDSPWTTRALSETVVEERDPKPPGKTNGSADKKTPQRPLPASEDVEASMPMLQKTKTKIEQGIVDRSETGVLDKKEGEQAKALFEKVKKFRIHVEEGDVIHRLYVRQTLIKVIMFLVIISYASYHVGYIRFSVVCMVETEKLTGYGTFYCAHPLATLFKILASFYISLVLVYGLIAMYALCWMLRRTLKRYSFDAIREEGSYSDIPDLKNDFAFMLHMLDQYDPLYSKRFAVFLSEVSENKLRQLNLNNEWTLEKLRQHITKNSQEKVELHLCMLSGIPETVFDLVELEGLKLEFIPDITIPPIVAKLPNLRELRLYHTPAKIESAALTFLREKLKSLHIKFTDIKEIPLWIYSLKNLSELHLTGNLSADNNRYVVLDGLRELKRLKVFRLKSNLYKLPQVVTDLSAHLQKLSINNEGTKLMVLNSLNKMVNLSELELVHCDLERIPHSIFSLHNLQEINLKDNNLKTIEEIISFQHLRRLVCLKLWYNQIAYIPIQIGTLNNLERLYLNKNKIEKLPSQLFFCHKLRLLDLSHNNLTSIPADVGSLQNLQHFAVTENRIETLPAELFQCKKLRVLQLGNNCLETLPACVGGLAGLTQLELRGNNLEGLPPELAECRLLERSGLVVEEKLFNTLPLEVKEQLLGADKEKV; translated from the exons ATGATCCCCATCACGGAGCTCCGGTACTTTGCCGACACGCAGCCGGCGTACCGCATCCTGAAGCCGTGGTGGGACGTCTTCAACGACTACATCTCTGTGGTCATGCTGATGATCGCCGTTTTTGGCGGCACGTTGCAGATCACGCACGACAAGATGATCTGCCTGCCGTGCAAGTGGGTCACCAACGACTCCTGCCACGCGGCGCCACCCCGCGGCGCCTCGTCCCCGCGCCAGGGGGAACCCCGGGGCATTCAGAACGAGCTGGACCGCCACCAGTACAGCTACATTGACGCCGTGTGTTACGAGAGCAAGCTGCACTGGTTCGCCAAGTACTTCCCCTACTTGGTGTTGCTCCACACGCTCATCTTCCTGGCCTGCAGCAACTTCTGGTTCAAGTTCCCGCTCACCAGCTCCAAACTCGAGCACTTTGTCTCCATCCTGCGAAAGTGTTTCGACTCCCCGTGGACCACCAGGGCGCTGTCGGAGACGGTGGTGGAGGAGCGAGACCCCAAGCCTCCAGGGAAGACGAACGGCTCGGCGGACAAGAAGACCCCGCAACGCCCGTTGCCAGCCAGTGAGGACGTGGAGGCCAGCATGCCCATGCTCCAGAAAACCAAGACCAAAATAGAGCAAGGGATTGTGGACCGATCGGAAACGGGAGTTCTTGACAAAAAGGAAGGGGAGCAGGCCAaggctctttttgaaaaggtgaAGAAGTTCCGGATTCACGTGGAAGAAGGAGACGTCATCCACCGTCTATACGTGCGGCAGACTCTCATCAAGGTCATCATGTTTTTGGTGATCATCAGCTACGCCAGCTACCACGTGGGCTACATCCGCTTCAGCGTGGTGTGCATGGTGGAGACGGAGAAGCTGACCGGCTACGGCACCTTCTACTGCGCCCACCCGCTGGCGACGCTCTTCAAAATCCTGGCGTCGTTCTACATCAGTCTGGTGCTCGTGTACGGCCTGATCGCCATGTACGCGCTGTGCTGGATGCTGCGCCGTACGCTCAAGCGCTACTCCTTCGACGCCATCCGCGAGGAAGGCAGCTACAGCGACATCCCCGACCTGAAGAACGACTTCGCCTTCATGCTGCACATGCTCGACCAGTACGACCCGCTCTACTCCAAGCGCTTCGCCGTCTTCTTGTCGGAAGTGAGCGAGAACAAGCTGCGGCAGCTCAACCTCAACAACGAGTGGACGCTGGAGAAACTGCGGCAGCACATCACCAAGAACTCCCAGGAGAAGGTGGAGCTGCACCTGTGCATGCTGAGCGGCATCCCCGAGACCGTGTTCGACCTGGTGGAGCTGGAGGGCCTCAAGCTGGAGTTCATCCCTGACATCACCATTCCGCCTATCGTGGCCAAGCTCCCCAACCTGCGCGAGCTGCGACTTTACCACACGCCGGCCAAAATCGAGTCTGCCGCCCTGACGTTTCTCAGGGAGAAGCTCAAGTCCCTGCACATCAAGTTCACTGACATCAAGGAGATCCCTTTGTGGATCTACAGCCTCAAGAACCTCAGTGAGCTGCACCTGACCGGGAACCTGAGCGCAGACAACAACCGCTACGTCGTCCTAGACGGGCTGCGCGAGCTGAAGAGGCTCAAGGTGTTCCGCCTGAAGAGCAACCTGTACAAGCTGCCGCAGGTGGTGACCGACCTGAGCGCACACCTCCAGAAGCTGTCCATCAACAACGAGGGCACCAAGCTCATGGTGCTCAACAGCCTGAACAAGATGGTCAACCTGAGCGAACTGGAGCTGGTGCACTGCGACCTGGAACGCATTCCGCACTCCATCTTCAGCCTGCACAACCTGCAGGAGATCAACCTGAAGGACAACAACCTGAAGACCATCGAGGAGATCATCAGCTTCCAGCATCTGCGTCGCCTGGTCTGCCTGAAGCTGTGGTACAACCAGATCGCCTACATCCCCATTCAGATCGGCACCCTCAACAACCTGGAGAGGCTCTATCTCAACAAGAACAAGATCGAGAAGCTGCCCAGCCAGCTCTTCTTCTGTCACAAGCTGCGGCTCTTGGACTTGAGTCACAACAACTTGACCAGCATCCCGGCCGACGTGGGCTCGCTCCAGAACCTGCAGCACTTTGCCGTTACAGAAAACCGA ATCGAGACTCTGCCGGCGGAGTTGTTCCAGTGCAAGAAGCTGCGCGTGCTGCAGCTGGGCAACAACTGCCTGGAGACGCTGCCGGCGTGCGTCGGCGGCCTGGCCGGCCTGACCCAGTTGGAGCTGCGCGGCAACAACCTGGAGGGCCTGCCGCCCGAGCTGGCCGAGTGTCGGCTGCTGGAGCGCAGCGGCCTGGTGGTGGAGGAGAAGCTGTTCAACACGCTGCCGCTTGAGGTCAAGGAGCAGCTGCTGGGCGCGGACAAGGAAAAAGTGTGA